Proteins encoded together in one Coffea arabica cultivar ET-39 chromosome 2c, Coffea Arabica ET-39 HiFi, whole genome shotgun sequence window:
- the LOC113722996 gene encoding cytochrome P450 76T24-like: MNPPTIPFWLLVVLFSLIGYCIHVVITNFSKHRAKKLPPGPSLFQTIGVFRTSEPFHASLAKVSQTYGPLLSIKLGSRTIIVVSSPEIAKKFLHEHDLEFSVRMLPDAVTAFDHHKVSIFWSPPQGSWRILRKVCKEHIFSSERLKAGQGLRQEMVQHLCNYVQECCINGQAVNIGEAAFSTSLSLMWNTFFSVGFGQSDSISSEEIKETVWSMMKTFGSPNLADIFPILKAIDPQRLKGRAKFYMGKLLDIIDGIIRRRVQERDASLTYTRKNDFLETLLDLNQQNEAVLSYHSLKHFLLDLFIAGSETSSTTVEWAMAELLRSPEIKSKARDEIVEIVGKSELVQESDISNLPYLQSLVKETFRLHPAGPLLPRKAESDTEIHGYMVPQNAEVLVNLWAMGRDPSLWPNPNSFLPERFMDRNIDVKGNHFELLPFGTGRRICAGLPLAHRMVHIMVASLLHKFDWKLEEEIKPEQLDMSEKSALTLHKAVPLRAIPVRTTV; encoded by the exons ATGAATCCTCCAACCATCCCTTTTTGGCTGCTAGTAGTACTGTTTTCTCTTATTGGCTATTGTATTCACGTTGTCATAACGAATTTCAGCAAGCACAGGGCCAAGAAACTCCCTCCAGGACCTTCCCTATTTCAAACCATCGGTGTGTTCCGAACCAGTGAACCTTTCCACGCATCACTTGCGAAAGTCTCTCAAACTTATGGACCTCTATTGTCAATTAAGCTAGGAAGCAGAACAATAATAGTTGTTTCATCACCGGAAATTGCCAAAAAATTTCTTCATGAACATGATCTTGAGTTCTCTGTCAGAATGCTTCCTGATGCCGTCACAGCATTTGACCACCATAAAGTGTCTATTTTCTGGTCACCACCACAAGGCTCCTGGCGCATTCTTCGCAAAGTATGCAAAGAACATATATTTTCATCAGAAAGACTCAAAGCTGGTCAAGGGCTCCGCCAAGAAATGGTGCAGCATCTGTGCAACTATGTACAAGAATGTTGTATCAACGGGCAAGCTGTAAATATTGGTGAAGCTGCCTTCTCAACATCTCTCAGCTTGATGTGGAACACCTTCTTCTCGGTTGGTTTTGGACAATCAGATTCTATCTCGTCcgaagaaattaaagaaactgTATGGAGTATGATGAAAACTTTTGGCAGTCCTAATCTTGCGGACATCTTTCCCATCCTCAAAGCGATAGATCCCCAGCGTCTAAAGGGTCGAGCCAAGTTTTATATGGGAAAGCTGCTTGATATTATTGATGGTATCATACGCCGAAGAGTACAAGAAAGAGACGCATCTCTCACTTATACAAGGAAAAATGACTTCTTGGAAACCCTCCTTGATCTTAATCAGCAAAATGAAGCTGTATTAAGTTACCATAGCTTGAAACATTTCCTTCTG GATTTATTCATTGCAGGGTCAGAAACAAGTTCAACCACCGTGGAATGGGCGATGGCAGAGTTACTACGAAGTCCTGAAATAAAATCAAAAGCTAGAGATGAGATCGTGGAAATTGTTGGAAAAAGTGAGCTCGTTCAAGAATCAGATATCTCAAATCTCCCTTACTTGCAATCATTAGTTAAAGAGACCTTTCGGCTTCACCCCGCTGGCCCCCTACTGCCTCGCAAAGCTGAGAGTGATACAGAAATCCATGGCTACATGGTGCCACAAAATGCTGAAGTTTTGGTTAACTTGTGGGCTATGGGCAGGGATCCAAGCTTGTGGCCAAATCCAAATTCGTTCCTACCTGAACGATTCATGGACAGAAACATTGATGTGAAAGGCAATCATTTTGAGCTCCTTCCCTTTGGCACGGGAAGGAGAATTTGTGCTGGACTGCCACTGGCTCATAGGATGGTGCACATTATGGTGGCTTCTTTGCTTCATAAATTTgattggaagcttgaagaagAAATCAAACCAGAGCAACTTGACATGAGCGAAAAGTCTGCACTAACATTACACAAGGCAGTGCCCCTTAGGGCCATTCCTGTTAGAACCACAGTTTAA
- the LOC113727144 gene encoding probable arabinosyltransferase ARAD1: MPLKTISGTGRTCSISSVFITFSLLCILPLSFFFFLSNPRSTPPQNLLNKLQISENSIKVYISELPRSLNYGLLETYWALPSDSRLGSEVDNEIRKTLLSKTSKKFPPYPENPLIKQYSAEYWIMGDLLTPEELKKESLAKRVFDFREADVVFVPFFATLSAEMQLGVNKGVFRKKVVENEDYQRQKMVVDLVKKSEAWLRSGGRDHVFVLTDPVAMWHVREEIAPAVLLVVDFGGWYRVDSKGSNDNSSDMIHHTQVSLLKDVIIPYTHLLPRLQISENKKRHTLLYFKGAKRRHRGGLVREKLWDLLVNEPGVVMEEGFPNATGKEQSVRGMRTSEFCLHPAGDTPTSCRLFDAIQSLCIPVIVSDDIELPFEGIVDYAKFSVFVAVSDALRPNWLVSHLRSYSDEQKNRFRRNMAQVQPVFDYDNGHPGGIGPLPTNGAVNHIWKKVLQKLPLIKEAIVRERRKPSGVSVPLRCHCT, encoded by the exons ATGCCGCTGAAAACAATCTCCGGCACAGGCAGAACATGCTCGATTTCGTCCGTTTTCATCACCTTCTCCCTTCTCTGCATCCTCCcactctcttttttcttcttcctttccaatcctAGATCGACCCCTCCTCAGAATCTCCTAAACAAGCTTCAAATCTCCGAAAATTCCATCAAAGTCTACATCTCAGAGCTTCCCAGATCACTCAACTACGGCCTGTTGGAAACATACTGGGCTTTACCCTCAGATTCAAGGCTTGGAAGTGAAGTAGATAATGAAATCCGAAAGACCCTTTTGTCCAAAACTTCTAAGAAGTTCCCTCCGTACCCTGAGAATCCATTAATTAAGCAGTACAGTGCGGAGTACTGGATAATGGGGGATTTGTTGACGCCTGAAGAGCTCAAGAAAGAATCTTTAGCCAAAAGGGTTTTTGATTTTAGGGAAGCTGATGTGGTTTTTGTGCCTTTTTTTGCTACCCTTAGTGCTGAAATGCAGCTGGGAGTGAATAAAGGGGTGTTCAGGAAGAAGGTCGTGGAGAATGAGGATTATCAGAGGCAAAAGATGGTGGTGGATCTTGTGAAAAAATCTGAGGCTTGGCTGCGGTCCGGTGGTCGTGATCATGTCTTTGTTCTTACCG ACCCTGTTGCAATGTGGCATGTAAGAGAGGAGATAGCCCCTGCAGTTCTACTTGTGGTGGATTTTGGTGGGTGGTACAGGGTTGACTCAAAAGGTTCAAACGATAACTCATCAGATATGATTCATCATACTCAGGTTTCTTTACTGAAAGATGTAATCATTCCCTATACCCATCTTCTGCCAAGGTTGCAAATATCAGAAAACAAGAAACGCCATACTCTTCTTTATTTCAAAGGAGCTAAGCGTCGGCATCGG GGTGGTCTAGTTCGGGAAAAATTGTGGGATTTGCTAGTAAATGAACCTGGAGTTGTAATGGAAGAAGGCTTTCCTAATGCCACTGGCAAGGAGCAGTCAGTACGGGGTATGAGGACATCAGAGTTCTGTTTGCATCCAGCTGGGGACACGCCAACCTCGTGTAGACTTTTTGATGCTATTCAAAGTCTCTGTATACCTGTAATAGTCAGTGACGACATAGAGCTACCATTTGAAGGAATTGTGGATTATGCAAAATTTTCAGTATTTGTTGCTGTTAGTGATGCATTAAGACCAAATTGGCTTGTCAGCCATCTCAGAAGCTACTCTGATGAACAGAAGAACAGGTTCCGTAGAAATATGGCCCAGGTTCAGCCTGTATTTGATTATGATAATGGTCATCCTGGTGGTATTGGTCCTTTGCCTACCAATGGGGCGGTAAATCACATATGGAAAAAGGTTCTGCAAAAACTGCCCCTTATAAAAGAAGCCATAGTGCGAGAGAGGAGAAAACCTTCTGGTGTTTCAGTTCCACTCCGTTGCCATTGTACATGA